tttcccagtttccctttctTACCCTAAGCTCTCCATAATCACCAATTACCTAATAACctcttttaattttattgctgcatgcacagacacacacacacacacacaaacatatgcacacaaacatacacacatacacacagtgtccaaatatatatgcacaaatatgtAAATTAATCAAGTCTCAGCAAGGCAAACACCTAGggtgttttctgttgttaatATGTTTTATATCCACAATACAATTATATATTAGTATATGTCAGGGATGGAGGGGACAAAGAGGGCTAATAAACATTGGTTTGTAGAGATGAAATGAAATGTGACAAGATAATGCAGGAAATATGCTCAATGAGTTATAGGTTCTGTACTCATGTCTTCCTATGTGCCACGCTactatttaaaatgaatatatacaatGCCAATTTTTAAGAGCAATCATCTTGAAGCAAAGTTATGCATTTAATAGTATACAAGAAATAGTCACACATAAAACCTcaagtaaattatttaaattattaaaaattaagccttttaaaatttcaaaatgtgcAGATTTACaaaatgtgtgtatttttatGATGAACAATGCAGAAAGGTATATAGTTAGAAACACATATAAGCCAGAAATGTTTCAAATATATGGCAGTTAAACCATACAATGAAAGTATTTTAATCAGGATACAGGAGCTTTTCTTCTAAGGTGAAGGACATATTTTTTGTCTCTGTAAACTCAATAAAACTGTGACACTTAAAAGTGGCCTTTCTACCAGGAGGTATTATACATTACAATAATGAAATAGATTGCTAGATCACTTGTCTCTTATGAATCCTTCTTCAAGGAACTCTTTCTCATGTTCTCCTTTATAAAGCTTGCTCCCTGGATATGTCCTGAACTCTTTGGCTTTAGTTCATCCATTTGAGACTGAACTGAAGTTAAGGGAAAGGATAAGCATACAACATATGTGAAACTCCACTGATTTTAAATAGTACCCAAATGTGCCCCCATCAGCATGCATGAATGAAGAATTTTACATAGAAacttaaatgtataaaaattgtATTAGTACTTTAAAAGTACTATCTTCAAAATGTTTCCCTTTTGGTCCAACCATAACCACAATTCAGAGAATGCTGCTGTCTTTCAATGCATCACCACTAGGTCCCAAAGATATGACATCCTGCCCTCACAAATCCTGCATGGTACTCCCTTAGGTTTGTAAACTTTGTAGATGATCCatgcataaataataataatttcaatgtaaattatgttttcatttgaaatgtatgagCTACTTAAAAAAGTTATAAACCACATTAGCTACAAAATCTCCCTTGTAtaatatgtaaaaagaaaatattaaattgatgAAATCAATTTAACACCATCTGCATCTTTAAGTAGCCTAACATAGAATCACAGAAGCCTATGGATTATCTGGGTACACTGGTATCACCAGGCATTTATTCTATGCATAGAATAATATTCTGTCTTTCTATAGATAGACAGAAAGATGGATCAATAGCCAgatacacaaagagacagacTGTTAAATAGACACGAAATATAGCTATGTAAGAATGTTAATGTCTGGCATCTATCAAAGTCAATGTTGTTCTGTCCCCATGATTATCAGTGTGCTCAGTTTTTTCAGGAATCTCCATCTTTTGGAACCTGAAAAGACTCATGATTTTTGCAATTATACTGTGTAAGAAAAGTCAATTTTGGCGAACCTCTCAGAATGCAACATTCTCAGTGGGTATGTAGCTGCCCTACTAAAAATGACAAAATGTTTTAAgatcttttgtttgctttgtctttttcCTTAACTGAGAATGAATTGACAATGAAATATTGCTTTCTCaaaatttttgtttgcttataaTGAATATACTCAGATGTACTCTGTATAAATTACAAAGACACATTCACTCTCAGAGTATCAAAAGAAACAGCTTTCAATATCACTTTATTCAGATAGacaaatattcataaataaaacCTGAAATACACAGAATTGGTTGTGTCACTACAGAATTTTACCATTTCCACAACTTCTTATTCTGCGTAGTGTGTActatttaagaataatgttaatgaaaTCGTTGGATGTTTCCCCCAGTTTTATTTATAACATGCATATATTTTTGTCAAATTATGGAATATAGTTCTTCAAATGATATGGTAAATCTACACTAtggttgtattttattattatttatattctttcttactTTTCACTAATAACAAGTGTTTGAAAACGTAACTTAAATATCTGTCCTCTTCTGTACATCCTCCAACTGAAAGCATCATATCTCCTTTAATTGCTAATGTGACACATCTGCAAGACTCAGTCAAGACTATTACACATATATCACTTTTCAACTGCATGCAATGTATTATATTTCTGTTGGTCAGAATTCTCATCATAGATGCAATTAAGCCAGCATAAACTATACTGTTACCATCTTTTTACTGTATCTGAAAGACACCAGTCAGTGAGGAAttgaaaatactgaataaaaatgaTGATAATAAATAGTGGGAAGACCTTCCAAGAGCTCCTCATACCAAAGCGGCTTATAGATTCAATGGAGCCATCATCAAAATTTCAAccagttctccacaaaaattGAAAACCCATGAACACCATTCCCATATACATACTTACTTAAAATAACTTAAATAAatgttggtttgtgttttgtgtaGAATTTATAACTATCCATGAACTGACCATAAACCAACTTTGGGAGATTTGTCTAATTTACAAAAGGAGGtgactttaataaaataaaaatataaattctgaAGTGTTGAAGATGATTTTGTGCTGGAATAGTAATCATTCCTTTTAGATATGACTTGTTATGTAAAAATCAATAAGCACACCTTTGTCATAAATATGTGACTTGTCTCTGAGAAAAATGAACTATATATCTGAAAACTGCATCAGGGTCTGAGAGATTAGTCCAGTGAGTAAAGCTGTTGCTGCTCAAGTGTGAGGACTTTCAAGTGCTGCATGATTCGCACATGAGTCCCATACTCTCTTCCCACTATATGATAATGATACTTTATTATGGCTAATCAGCCTTTCCCACCCATAACCTCAAAAAACCTGTAAGGAAAGTCATTTAGCCTATAGCCAACCTATCGGATCAATTGATTCCAAGGAGAAAGGAGGGCCGCAACATCCCTCCAttttctctgcttcagctccatGTGCTTGCCTTCATTTATTAAATGATATTAAATGGTCTTCAGATACTGATacatcatttattatttatatattctggatatgccTTTATTTGGTGTATGACCAACAAGTATTTGCCTAGTCTGATAAACATGAAAGTATATCATTGCTACAATGTTCTCAATTTAATGAATTTTATTtgctacattttatttcttctaggTTTAATGATTTCTAAAAGATAACTCTTAGCAGCCAAAACATATATTCTAAAgatttattgtttaattttgtaAGATTTTAGTTCATTTTAGAGGACTCGATTcatttgcttgcttttctttgtgtatatttgtgatttcagaagaaattattttaaaatatttcttttccttatgAAATTAGTATGTTGTTTGTTATGAATCAATGgcatatttacttttaaatctgAGTGTTCTATTACATTCTATGAATTTGTATAATTCTTACCAAAAAAATCAATCTGTTTTGAGTGTCATATTATCTAAATTATACTATAGAAACTTTTCCTgtaaagttcaaatcccagcaaccacttggtggctcacaagcatccgtaacgaaatctgataccatctgataccctcttctagaatgtctgaagacagctacagtgtacttacatataataaacaaacaaacaaacaaacaaataaataagtttaaaaaagaaaaaaagaagtgaaatccaggaaaacatcacAGTTTTAAGAAATTTATTGCAGTGTttgtaaaacataaaatgtattgaGGTAGGATCAGTAAATAGAAACCTCAGATCCAGAGAAAGTCTTATATCTCAAAGAGACAGGGAAATTATGTGGTAAGTGTTCAGACTGGGGACAGTTTTAAAAGACATTGGAAGGATAGCATGAAGTCTCCAATCAAAAAGAATAGTCCATACCAGAAAATGAACTCATGTTTTGAGTATGCCTAGGTATATACAGTGATACATTTGAGGCATGAAGAAGTAAGCCAAAGACTGCATGTGAAAGAGTTCTGGCTCGATTTACAGCCAACCATGCTCGTTACAGTTGCCTCCTTTGATGGGGAGCTGAGTTTATGCTATAAGCCATAGCAGTCTATATCTAAAGTTaaattatatatcatattttattgCTAGCTATACTAGTAAATGTTTGTTGTTACTCAAACAAGATACATTATTTTTATGGGTATAGCTTTAACTCACATGTACCTGAAATCCTTAAAATAGAGATGGGAAAATTATTGAAAGTCTAGAGTAATGATATGGCACAGCCCTTGTGTTACACACCATTGTTATAACACAAGTTTGTAAGGATATCAGTAGCAACATTTAACTCAAAAGCAATGCATATTAAAGCCACATTAGTATGAACAAAATATCTTGTTGGAAGCAGCAGTAAAGTTGAAGAATCTTTAAACTTAAATTTTAGTTCTTATTTTATCTCTACTCAGGATATGAATCTGCTGTGAACTCTCATCATAACTTTCTTCAGTGCTATTTTCACATCTTTGTTCCTCAAACTGTAGATCAGAGGGTTGAACATGGGAACCACATTAGTgtagaaaacagaagaaattttTCCCTGGTTCATAGATCCAGAATGATTAAGATACATGAATGCCCCTGACCCAAAAAACAGAGAAATTGCCATAATGTGAGAGCTGCAGGTGCTGAAGGCTTTTGATCTTCCTTGTGTGGATTTGATGTTTAGAATGTTGGCAAGGATGAAAACATAGGAAATGAGGATGGTGAAGCTGGGGACTGTGATGTTAATACCCACAACTATGAGAACAACGACTTCATTAACATAGGTGCTGGTGCAAGAAAGTTGGAGGAGGGGCAGAATGTCACACAAATAAAAGTTGATGACATTGGCATTGCAGAAGATCAGTCGGAGCATGCAGCCTGTGTGGGCAGAGGCTCCAGCAAATGCCATCCCATAAGAAGCAAATGATAGCATTGAGCAGACCTGTGGGGACATGGTGACCTTATACAGCAGTGGATTACAGATGGCTACATAGCGATCATAGGCCATTGAGGTCAACATGTAGCATTCAGAGATaacaaaaaagaggaagaaaaatagcTGAGTCATGCACCCCTCATAGGAGATGGAATTCTTCTCAAAGACAAAGTTCATCAGCATCTTGGGACTGGATACAGAAGAGTAGCAAAGATCAATGAAGGAGAGGTTGAAGAGGAAATAGTACATGGGGGTGTACAGGTGAGGATTGAGGCCAATCAGGATGATCAAGCCCAAGTTTCCCACCACTGTGACAGTGTAGATTATTAGAAACAGGTAAAAGAGAGGCAGCTGGAGCTCTGGACGATCTGTCAAACCAGCAAGGAcaaactcagtcacaaaggagcCATTTCCAGTCAGCATGCTTATTATTGAAAATCTGGGCAGACAAAAATATTTCATCAGCCGATGTCTTTGTGATCTGTTTCTAAGCTTTTGTTCATGACAACGGgaccaaaataatttaaattctcCTTTGTTTCATGTCACTGAAACTTACTACAGCAACATATCAACTTTTAGATCATTATCACTTCTATCTATGTAAGTTATTTTCCCTTTAATGGAAAATAAAGAGACAGAATGATCAAATAAAACCCACTGGCAAACTTATTGAGGCTATCTTCTAAAGTTTCTAGTTATCTAACATTTCATGTCCTGATTCCTGTCCCTGCTTAAGTTATTTACCAAACACCTCAGTTCTATCAGAATAACCAGGAGAAAAGCATTCATAAAGAAGGGCCGTACTCTTATTTTGATTCCCAGAAGGAACATGATATTGGGTTCCAGATGTCCTGCTTCCCATAGCAAAAGAATCAGTCATTAGTAATCACTTAAGGGAGTACCTGTAACCTCAGATTCACATGTTAACATATACTCTACTTTTCTACACATTCCCTTCAAACTGCAGCCTAAATTAAAGATTTAGTTCAGACCCATAAATAGGCTTTCAAAGAtgtatgagagaaagaaagataagtgAACACATCAGTGCtggtaaatattattttcaaaatatattcttatataatCTTTCTGTATTTGTAGCACACACCAACATTTTAGGAAAGACATAATGTCTCCTTTCTGGATGTTGCTATATTCTTGATGTGTCTACTGGAGCTGCTATACTAATAACACTCCCAGAGTGAGGATGAACCAAGATAAAAATGGGGAGAAAAAAAGCACTAGAGTAGAAACTCTGCTGCAATTTTGAGTTATTGAATATCATAGATCCTATGGCTAATTCACATAGATAAATACAGGTGATTGAGACCAGAGAAAGTTGCATTGTTTTCTTCTTAATCAACTCAGTGCTGAGTCCTCTTGAGACTTACCTCTGCAAATATTGAAGAAATAGTTTTTTGATGTGTCAGAGCTTAACCAATACAATGAAAGAATCTTGTTTTTCTTAATCTATCAAAGACCTTGAAAACAGGATGTTCCAGGAGTCAGTACCAGAGTAGCTCAAATTTGTAGTTATGAATTTACCAAGAGTATCAGAAGGAAAGCAATATAACAGACCTCAGCGTCACCATGTCCTCCAGCACACTGCATTTGTTTGAGGCTTTTCAGTCTTTCAGACCTCATTACACATCCAGAAATGCATCTCCCTTATGACTT
This portion of the Mus musculus strain C57BL/6J chromosome 9, GRCm38.p6 C57BL/6J genome encodes:
- the Olfr918 gene encoding olfactory receptor 918, encoding MKYFCLPRFSIISMLTGNGSFVTEFVLAGLTDRPELQLPLFYLFLIIYTVTVVGNLGLIILIGLNPHLYTPMYYFLFNLSFIDLCYSSVSSPKMLMNFVFEKNSISYEGCMTQLFFFLFFVISECYMLTSMAYDRYVAICNPLLYKVTMSPQVCSMLSFASYGMAFAGASAHTGCMLRLIFCNANVINFYLCDILPLLQLSCTSTYVNEVVVLIVVGINITVPSFTILISYVFILANILNIKSTQGRSKAFSTCSSHIMAISLFFGSGAFMYLNHSGSMNQGKISSVFYTNVVPMFNPLIYSLRNKDVKIALKKVMMRVHSRFIS